ATTATTCTTGGATTTTCAATTTCGCCAGCCGTGTCTAGAGGCATAATATCAACAGCCAAAATCGCCGTTAATTTTTCTCCTTTAGTAATACCAAAAGAAATAGCTTTTGCCGATACATCATTAACATATGCTAGGATATGAAAGCCAGCACGCTTGTATAAAAAATCTAAGGTGTCAGCGGGCGGTAAGTTATTACTTGGCGAAATAAATATTGTGAAGTGAGTCATGCTTTAAATTTTTTATTGAAACAATGATTACTAAAAATTATTCTTGTTAGCTTAACTTGCTTGGCTCTTAATGATTCCTGCAGGCAAAGATGTAAACAGCCATTTATAATTATTGCTAAAATCATTGCCAAAAGCGGCTTCTACGACAAATTTTGCTACGCGCTGTTCATTATAATCGCTATGCGCTCGCCGCCATCCGGCTTCGGCAGTGGTGCGCCAAGCTACGTCATCTTTTGTAAATTGTTTGATTTTTTCTATCAATTCTTTTTCGTCACTAAAGTACGAAACTTCGTCTTCGGCAAACAATGCTTTCATACTTTCATTATTAGGTGTCAATACTAGGCAGCCGTTTCCCGCTAACTGTGCTAAACGGTCGGACGAATACAGTGGGATATCCGTCGCACGACTGAGGTTTAATCCCATTTTACTTTTACTAATGAACGTACTTAATTCTGCGCTATTTAATAATGGATTGTCGCCAAAACCGAAAAACCCACAGCGTACATCAGAAATATTTTCCAACATTGCAATATGTTTTTTCGCTCGAGCGCATTAGAGCCAATAAAAAACACGTCATAATTATGTTGTTTGGCGGCAAATGCGCGCCCAGTTTCAATGCTTGAGTCAACAATGTTTGGCAGATAATATAGTGGTGGCGATTGTGTGACGGCAATCAGAGGACTGTAGTATTCTGGTGCCATAGTGGCAAAAAAGGCGTCTAAGTACGGTTGCTTTGCGCGTAAGTGTGGCAGTTTATGTTTGGGAAACAGATCCACCCACCATTGTGCAATTTTGCATGTTGGCAGGCAGTCTTTTAACGCGGCTAGCGTAGTTGGCATTAGTAATTCACAATGACCCAACAGGATTAAATCGGGATTAAACTGCCGCGCCACCGCCAGTAAATAATCATTCATTCTTTGCGTGCCTAGTTTTTTACCAAACCCTAAAGGTGCTAGATGGTGCGCCGTATCACGATAGCTGAAGTCCCACACACAGTGTCCGTTGCGAATTAATCCGTTGGTCATTTTTCTGTCCGTTGTATAGTAGCGTCCGATATGGTTGGAGGACTTGCGCTTAGACAGAAACCAAGAAAAATTAGCAATATGTAAAATTCGTATTGTTTGATGTTATTTTACTTGCTGCAATAAACAATGACTAACCTGCCAGATGCGGTTAGCACGCCCTCAACAGTGAGTAAGCAGACTTTCAATGGTTGCTATGCTTTCGTACTACCAACGACGTTAGTAATTCGCCCAAGCCGTGATTAGGAGTGCAGTCGCTTCCGCAGGCTTTTAGCGAATCGGCGTGGCGCAGATAGCGGTCGTTCGCCTCCTCTGTCATAGGAACTTGCATTTCTTCAAATGATACCGCAGCAGCAAAATCATCATAGTTAATTGTGTTGGGCAGCGCCACGTTGTTTATTTTCATCCATTGTCGCAGGGGAGTATTTTGTTGCGCAATTGCGCAGTTGGCTAGTGAAAAAGCGCGCCTACAGCTAGGGCTTTTTTAATATTTTCATAAAATATATACTCACTCTCCTTTACTTCTTAAGATAATATTTGAGGCGATAGTTGACAAAGATTGTTAATAGCTTAACAGGGCGTCAAATGTCCGCTCCTTTAATTTGGCGCGCCCCTCCAGTTCAGATAATTCTATTAGGCAGGCAATCTGTACTATTTCTGCGTTTGCTTCTTCTAGTAATTCGCATGCTGCTGCCAGAGTGCCACCGGTTGCTAATAAATCATCAACCAAAAATATTTGTGCTCCTGTCGGCAAATCATCTTTTTGCATTTGCAGGGTGCCATTGCCGTATTCTAGTGCGTAATTCACTGCTCGGGTTTCGCCCGGCAATTTTCCCGGTTTGCGAATTAATACCAGTGGCACATTCAACATGTCGGCCAGCGGCGCGCCAAATAAAAAACCACGTGCTTCCACTGCCACTACCGCATCTAGGTGCGCTGGCGCCAGAGTTGCCAATGCTGCTACCACTTTGCGGCGGGCGCTTGCATCGCGCAACAGTGGCGTGATATCCCGAAACAAAATGCCAGGATGAGGAAAGTCTGGCACATCGCGGATGAACTTTTTTAAATAATCTGAATGGCTCACATTACTTTAACTGGGACGCTCCAAGCGCCGTCAAAAAAATTATCTACCAGTGCTTGACGCTGGCGCGGTGTCTCTTCACGTGCCCGCATGTCGTCATCTTTTAGTGTTGCCGCTTCTGCCTGTTTACCAACGGCAATGAATGACAGACAAGCACAATTTTGTGGCACGGCAAAGGCAGCACGTGCCGCTTCGGCGTCAAAACCTCCCATTTGATGGGCGCGCAATCCTTGATTTTCAGCTTCTAGGACCAGACACATTGCTGCCGCGCCAGTATCGTAGGCGTGAAATGTATTGCTCTTACCATTGTGCGCAAAAGCAGTATCGGCGCAAACCAAAATAAGTGCTGCTGCTTGTTGTGCCCATGTTTGATTGTCAGGAACCAGACAATCCAGCGCTTTTTGCCACGCAGCAGGGTTACGCTCTTTGTCGCACAATACAAAGCGCCACGGTTCTGCGCCAAAACACGAAGGAGCCCAGCGTGCTGCTTCCATAAGTGCTTGTAGCGTCTCGGAGGCAACTGGGGACGAACTAAAAGCGCGTGGACTCCAGCGGCTGGCTAGTAACGGATGAATGGGTTCGGAAGTTTGTGCGGGTTTGTGCATTGAGCAGTTCCTGTTTTTTGTAAAGGTTAGACAGTTTAACACTGGTATGGTGCGTGTTATTATGAAAATATGAAAAAGGTAATTTTTCGAACAATTTTATTGATATGTTCAATCTTGTGTTGTGTGATAGCCTCGTCAGCAACAGTCGATGAAAAAAATGGATTTAATATCGGTAGTGCGCTGGTGCTGGCGGATGAGATTTTAATGGGCAGCACGCTGCGTGAAGGCATTCCGGCAATTAATTTGTTAAACAACTGTGTCGCTATAATTACTTTCTATTATGAGCGACGGTAATTACATTCGGGCGGCGACAGTTAAAAGCGATGATGCCGTTTTTGACGCTATGCGTTGGCGTTCGCCAATGGCGATTTTTGCTGACTGGTTAGTCGCTGCCGAACATACTGGTATGGAATATCCTAATGCTATGACGTTAGCGACTGTGGACAGCACCGGCATGCCACAGGCACGTATTGTGCTGCTTAAAACATTTGCTGCCGGTGATGAAGTATTTAAGTTTTTTACCCATCGTGACGGACGCAAGGGTAAGGCGCTACAGACGTGTCCCAAGGCAGCTCTTACGTTTTACTGGCCACCGTTGTCGCGTCAAGTGTTGGTGGAAGGCGTTGTGCACGAATTGCCACGTGAGGAAACCGCTGTTTATTATCACACTCGCCCAAGACAAAGCCGTATTGGTGCTTGGGCCAGTCGTCAATCACAACCGGTAGAGTCTTATGCCGTATTCCGCGCTCAAGTGGCGGCAGAAGAGAAAAAATACGCCAATAAAAAACCGCCATTACCGCCGCACTGGACTGGATTCATGCTTGTGCCATTGCGATTGGAATTCTGGCAAGATGGTCACTGTCGCCTGCATCAGCGGTTGGTTTTTGAGCGCGCGTCATCGGCGCAGCCGTGGCAAAGTATGTTTTTACAACCATGAATGGGCATATTATATTAATTGGCATGACCGGCAGCGGTAAAACGACGGTAGGGAAAGCACTTGCACTGCTTTTGCAAAGGAAGTTTATGGATATTGATGCGGATATTGAGCGGCGGGAACAGTTGTCTATATCCGATATTTTTTCTCAACAAGGAGAAACCGCTTTTCGTGCGATAGAAACAGCGACGTTAAAGGAAACGCTGACAATAAAGGACTGGCGGGTGATTGCGACCGGTGGCGGTACGGTGTTGTCTGATACTAATGGCTCGCAGATGCGAAAAGTAGGCTGGGTGGTATATCTGCAAACTCCGTTGCCTTTACTGGAAGCACGGCTTACCGCTGATAAAGGAAAGCGACCATTGTTAGACAGTGAGGATTTGTCGGCAACATTGGCCAATATGTTGCAGCGACGGGAAATTTTTTATCAACGTCTGGCGCATCTGGCAGTAGCACAGGCGGCGGATGATACGCCGCAGCAAATTGCCGAAAAGATACATGTTGGCTTGCGATACGTAACGCATGATTGACAGAACTTTATTAAAATCAAACGCCATTTAAATACTTAAATCAGAATATTACTTTCACTCATATCTATAATAACGACATGACTTATACGCGTATAGATGTGTCGCTAGCAAAAGGGGCGTATCCGGTTTTTTGTGGCAGTGGGTTGTTGGCGCGGGGAGATATCTGGAAGCCTTTTGTTGGCACTGGTCAAGTCGCAGTGATAAGTAACAACAGGGTGTTGTCGCTACACGGTGATGGGATGACGCAACAAGTGAAGGCAAAGACGGTCATTTTGCCGGATGGTGAGGAACATAAAAATTTCAAAACATTAGAAATTGCGCTGGACGAATTGGCTGCTATGGAGATGCGTCGCGATGGAACGGTTATCGCTTTGGGTGGCGGTGTTATCGGCGATACGGCTGGCTTTGCGGCGGCATCTTATATGCGCGGTGTAAGGCTACTGCATATGCCGACGACCTTGCTGGCACAAGTTGACGCAGCTATCGGTGGCAAAACTGGCGTTAACCGTCCGCACGGTAAAAATATGGTTGGTGCTTTTTATCAGCCTGTTGCGGTGGTTTGTGACACTAGTACGCTGGCGACGTTGCCGTCGCGTGAATATGTGGCGGGGTTGGCTGAAATCGTGAAATATGCTTTGCTTGGTGACGCGCCCTTTTTTGTGTGGTTGGAAGATAACGTTGTAGCACTATTAGCTCAGGAGCCGACTGCTGTGCGTCACGTGGTGGAGACATCGGTGCGTGCTAAGGCGGTGATTGTTGCCGCTGATGAGCATGAGATTGGTGATTTGCGGGTATTGTTGAATTTGGGGCACACATTTGCTCACGGTATAGAAAACGTCG
This genomic interval from Candidatus Persebacteraceae bacterium Df01 contains the following:
- a CDS encoding glycosyltransferase: MGLNLSRATDIPLYSSDRLAQLAGNGCLVLTPNNESMKALFAEDEVSYFSDEKELIEKIKQFTKDDVAWRTTAEAGWRRAHSDYNEQRVAKFVVEAAFGNDFSNNYKWLFTSLPAGIIKSQAS
- a CDS encoding adenine phosphoribosyltransferase: MSHSDYLKKFIRDVPDFPHPGILFRDITPLLRDASARRKVVAALATLAPAHLDAVVAVEARGFLFGAPLADMLNVPLVLIRKPGKLPGETRAVNYALEYGNGTLQMQKDDLPTGAQIFLVDDLLATGGTLAAACELLEEANAEIVQIACLIELSELEGRAKLKERTFDALLSY
- a CDS encoding nitroreductase family protein, giving the protein MHKPAQTSEPIHPLLASRWSPRAFSSSPVASETLQALMEAARWAPSCFGAEPWRFVLCDKERNPAAWQKALDCLVPDNQTWAQQAAALILVCADTAFAHNGKSNTFHAYDTGAAAMCLVLEAENQGLRAHQMGGFDAEAARAAFAVPQNCACLSFIAVGKQAEAATLKDDDMRAREETPRQRQALVDNFFDGAWSVPVKVM
- the pdxH gene encoding pyridoxamine 5'-phosphate oxidase, with protein sequence MSDGNYIRAATVKSDDAVFDAMRWRSPMAIFADWLVAAEHTGMEYPNAMTLATVDSTGMPQARIVLLKTFAAGDEVFKFFTHRDGRKGKALQTCPKAALTFYWPPLSRQVLVEGVVHELPREETAVYYHTRPRQSRIGAWASRQSQPVESYAVFRAQVAAEEKKYANKKPPLPPHWTGFMLVPLRLEFWQDGHCRLHQRLVFERASSAQPWQSMFLQP
- a CDS encoding shikimate kinase, whose protein sequence is MNGHIILIGMTGSGKTTVGKALALLLQRKFMDIDADIERREQLSISDIFSQQGETAFRAIETATLKETLTIKDWRVIATGGGTVLSDTNGSQMRKVGWVVYLQTPLPLLEARLTADKGKRPLLDSEDLSATLANMLQRREIFYQRLAHLAVAQAADDTPQQIAEKIHVGLRYVTHD
- the aroB gene encoding 3-dehydroquinate synthase, with the protein product MTYTRIDVSLAKGAYPVFCGSGLLARGDIWKPFVGTGQVAVISNNRVLSLHGDGMTQQVKAKTVILPDGEEHKNFKTLEIALDELAAMEMRRDGTVIALGGGVIGDTAGFAAASYMRGVRLLHMPTTLLAQVDAAIGGKTGVNRPHGKNMVGAFYQPVAVVCDTSTLATLPSREYVAGLAEIVKYALLGDAPFFVWLEDNVVALLAQEPTAVRHVVETSVRAKAVIVAADEHEIGDLRVLLNLGHTFAHGIENVAGYGAWLHGEAVAVGMVAAARLSEKMCGFVAADTARIIALLRRLQLPYAFPNIDTDTLLCAMRADKKHAANKLHFVVMEAVGRARTIEIDDETPVRQTIEEMR